Proteins from one Deltaproteobacteria bacterium genomic window:
- a CDS encoding carboxypeptidase regulatory-like domain-containing protein, which yields MAVRPPGARPWRPGGCEKSSSGCDRAWSLSSFQRANTNGWPWSGACPSNEAMPMKAQREINEVAMKFRLGCTLLLLPVCFWLFACHGDSSSNDPKTVLTGFVVETPGGAPVPESAVRVSQTGRTVRTDAAGRFRLSIEPGSFSITVDQPGFAQTVWTDLGPDAAGSESLVLVQPKAFCDEWEALAPEIEVSGLEPGQTVSGVVHLEIRAVGARPMEGI from the coding sequence ATGGCAGTCCGACCTCCGGGTGCACGGCCATGGAGACCGGGAGGCTGCGAGAAATCATCCAGTGGCTGCGACCGGGCGTGGTCCTTGTCCAGCTTCCAAAGGGCGAATACGAACGGCTGGCCCTGGTCTGGGGCCTGCCCAAGCAATGAGGCCATGCCCATGAAGGCGCAACGAGAAATTAACGAGGTTGCCATGAAATTCCGCCTTGGATGCACCCTGCTTCTGCTTCCGGTCTGTTTCTGGCTGTTCGCCTGCCACGGTGACAGCAGTTCAAATGATCCCAAAACCGTCCTGACCGGCTTTGTGGTCGAAACCCCGGGCGGGGCTCCGGTTCCTGAAAGCGCGGTCCGGGTTTCTCAAACGGGCCGGACGGTCAGGACCGACGCCGCGGGCCGGTTCAGGCTGAGCATCGAGCCCGGCTCCTTTTCGATCACCGTGGACCAGCCGGGGTTCGCCCAGACCGTATGGACGGATCTCGGCCCGGATGCGGCCGGATCGGAGAGTCTCGTCCTGGTCCAGCCCAAGGCCTTTTGCGATGAGTGGGAGGCCCTGGCCCCGGAGATCGAGGTCTCGGGTCTGGAGCCGGGCCAGACCGTTTCCGGGGTTGTCCACCTGGAGATCCGGGCCGTAGGGGCCCGGCCCATGGAGGGGATC